gttcggactgtgggttcggaaatttggaatttgtttttttgtgcatggaccagctgtggaatgtggcaaacatatctcacataaaatataatagagaagtccgacatatttttgccaaacacatcaacttatctattgtaatttaacagcattgatgctagaaagctctgacaaaatcaactttttaaaaatatgtaacaatttaacatctacatgtcagtccaaattttaaaatgacaacatgacgaggacgatgtagtttagcttatagtttacttattttatgaaaaaataatgtatatttaaaacaaactttaccacagacagtcacaataatgtctgggtttactgtcgtgtaccttgctgtatgtaggtgttaaataatttactgtatcatttgacactaatgacccagcgtgtctcttcacaccattgaaaaatctgtttcaatacaatttgctataatttatatctgatatctggcatcgacattctctcaagataccgtttttatttttgcgtttattctgaactatacgtttgtcttttcttggaggtgtttctcaaatgtaagttttattcactccttaaagattatccttttctctttttctctttctctctcgcacgcgcgcacacagatgtgggtcccgctctacagtctgacagaagcggggggcgagggcaaactgctcgctggtttcctccgacaatggaagaataagctgcggtaacctagtcaatgattgccaactggtgtgtgaaggcgccatcactctcatgccacttccggcgtgtcattttcccgcgcaccacttctcttttgccaggggaggctattgaggatgtttgaggctggTGGGTGCACGCgtctgataggtcacgtggtgtgtcgactggtaaatcacccatttcttcacgttctcaactggcgctccgattgaacgccgcatattttacgaccgggtaggtcgccaggcccgtcaccacggtcacgtgactaccctcgggcaatcaaaatttagcattctaatgtgatgcaagccaagactgcatcgatattagccaactctaaaatgtctggatcatcacttcatctgagttagtgtcactgacattgttcatttaacgtatttttattttttatccagtttttctttcattttaaatggaattttttatgttaggataatgcaaaagtaaatgtattagtcaccccttagaataagggtagactttgtgttctggaagttactgcatatggtcactggtttgtagcctgtggataggattctgcttccccaccccacccccactctccatcctgctcattcttttcagtaaaaataaaagtggctacctgatttataaggagctatttaaagcttacagatgtaaatgtggcggagggaaagctttgattgcgctttccacgggacgtactctagacatgatgagccacttcggccagtaggctacaggagtccatgccagtaaactacttcgctcatttattcatgtttatctgttcaccctggccatgcctagcattatgctagcacatagctagcttggttacgagtgcttgcgttgctcagtacaaactcaagccaaaggcatgatagactagctgcttgactagccactgtgtttccacatgtaatgttccatcaggtagtgtttgtaagcataaagccagccatctgttcatgtgtttgatgtgcatccagatggccgcctacaagtgacctcaggtcggttattttgatgagactgatatttttcaaactctgatGTGATCTCACTTGTTTCGAAAATCCTAACAAGTGATCACTTGTCATGATGGTGAGAGTAGAAAAACAGTCTTCATATGaatgctttctttaaagtcatgtaaaacaaaaggtgaaaagttcaagtgtttatacctttaaattaaaaacgttcgaaataacagaaattttctcaTGATATGTCCAGCAATTCAATTGTACTTGCGAGGAAGAGGGGATGATGtctaaatgtatttgttgttgttgttgctgctgctgctgcttttgtttggtttttggcgATAGCACAATGCGTCATACAGTCAATGTCCTCCTTTATACAACCATTCCTCAGAaaacccttctctctcacttctttaaGATAACGCCACAGTTATCAAAAACTCTTCCTTGACgacagaagcaagagaagaaaaagagaaagaagagcacactcacaccacacacgcacgcatgcagagACACACGCCCAGAACTGTAACAACCTGAgcgttcacaaatcacattcacagcaaaggcatacttcacatgacaaaacagatcctgtgtccagcggtctctgaaaggtgatcaaaaatacacgatgcccaaacaataaggaaagtggagaagagaataccgaagaagaggaaagatacagggaggaggatacatggaaagtgtggacagcgctggtgtgattaactccccatggggctttgaggaaccgtgaaaaatggacagaactggtggcgaggtcaccgttggtcaacgagcatgaaagctgggtcacatgacagtgatttgtcactggccaccttacaaactcagcttcatctccatgttccggtgagatggtcgaggaactcgggaaaatgtgcttctggggaagagatggagatgagaaatgatgttacaaaaccagatgcgtaggtagaaatagtaggttgccatgagaacgctgcggtaggtagaagtggtattcgaatattaacgtctctgtggtagacctgtaagtccagatgtaactgggCTTTCAACATGAtaatagacttacaaaatggtggaagcagcacacacacacacacaaacccacttatctttttagtcttctttgtcctcctagtgccgcaaccataccaccccagcggatccggttctgggccgaggatcgatctcctcctggtctgtctccgaaccctgcgtttcacctgtgggtttaagtccagaacttgtctcgttaaactcgatgtcaaattgcaataaaatcaaattgtcaaccgtacactgcagtctatgcaaaaacttattaaatacattttttactaaaacaaggatatcggccggcagctcttccttgcgatgtaagtgtagaagcaggactgaagtatcgttggaagtcagagaaacattgcagtgtactgctgacgtcaagcaatgtctgtaagacacaataacaaacacgttaatgctttgtacaaagccaggatagtgtgttttcacgagcaaaccttcgatgtcgcagttgaagatgtaaaatattttcacgggtgagtcccgtgctgtgtcctggtgaccgttagcacggacacctcgtgtcgcgtagtcactgggtcagtggaacttattctctcccttgtcttgcttgtgtcttgccgtccacacaaagtccccGACATTATAGGATAGCAaatgtcatgaactgtggaggaccggccatcttgtgcactagtcatcttcgttaacagcagccttgttgtcgatgacgtcaccggttctgggacGTGTGCgcctcggttcagcggatttgttcattgttgtaaacggcgaagtTGACTacttcacgaactttagacacgttagttagtaacggctgtatagcctggtggctaccgacgaggtctgaagactgaaaggtggtgtgttcaaatctgacagagacaataaaagtgagtgagtgagtgagtgagtgagtgagtgagtgagtgagtgagtgagtgagtgagtgagtgagtgagtgagtgagtgagtgagtgagtgagtgagtgagtgagtgagtgagtgagtgagtgagtgagtgagtgagtgagtgagtgagtgagtgagtgagtgagtgagtgagtgagtgagtgagtgagtgagtgagtgagtgagtgagtgagtgagtgagtgagtgagtgagtgagtgagtgagtgagtgagtgagtgagtgagtgagtgagtgagtgagtgagtgagtgagtgagtgagtgagtgagtgagtgagtgagtgagtgagtgagtgagtgagtgagtgagtgagtgagtgagtgagtgagtgagtgagtgagtgagtgagtgagtgagtgagtgagtgagtgagtgagtgagtgagtgagtgagtgagtgagtgagtgagtgagtgagtgagtgagtgagtgagtgagtgagtgagtgagtgagtgagtgagtgagtgagtgagtgagtgagtgagtgagtgagtgagtgagtgagtgagtgagtgagtgagtgagtgagtgagtgagtgagtgagtgagtgagtgagtgagtgagtgagtgagtgagtgagtgagtgagtgagtgagtgagtgagtgagtgagtgagtgagtgagtgagtgagtgagtgagtgagtgagtgagtgagtgagtgagtgagtgagtgagtgagtgagtgagtgagtgagtgagtgagtgagtgagtgagtgagtgagtgagtgagtgagtgagtgagtgagtgagtgagtgagtgagtgagtgagtgagtgagtgagtgagtgagtgagtgagtgagtgagtgagtgagtgagtgagtgagtgagtgagtgagtgagtgagtgagtgagtgagtgagtgagtgagtgagtgagtgagtgagtgagtgagtgagtgagtgagtgagtgagtgagtgagtgagtgagtgagtgagtgagtgagtgagtgagtgagtgagtgagtgagtgagtgagtgagtgagtgagtgagtgagtgagtgagtgagtgagtgagtgagtgagtgagtgagtgagtgagtgagtgagtgagtgagtgagtgagtgagtgagtgagtgagtgagtgagtgagtgagtgagtgagtgagtgagtgagtgagtgagtgagtgagtgagtgagtgagtgagtgagtgagtgagtgagtgagtgagtgagtgagtgagtgagtgagtgagtgagtgagtgagtgagtgagtgagtgagtgagtgagtgagtgagtgagtgagtgagtgagtgagtgagtgagtgagtgagtgagtgagtgagtgagtgagtgagtgagtgagtgagtgagtgagtgagtgagtgagtgagtgagtgagtgagtgagtgagtgagtgagtgagtgagtgagtgagtgagtgagtgagtgagtgagtgagtgagtgagtgagtgagtgagtgagtgagtgagtgagtgagtgagtgagtgagtgagtgagtgagtgagtgagtgagtgagtgagtgagtgagtgagtgagtgagtgagtgagtgagtgagtgagtgagtgagtgagtgagtgagtgagtgagtgagtgagtgagtgagtgagtgagtgagtgagtgagtgagtgagtgagtgagtgagtgagtgagtgagtgagtgagtgagtgagtgagtgagtgagtgagtgagtgagtgagtgagtgagtgagtgagtgagtgagtgagtgagtgagtgagtgagtgagtgagtgagtgagtgagtgagtgagtgagtgagtgagtgagtgagtgagtgagtgagtgagtgagtgagtgagtgagtgagtgagtgagtgagtgagtgagtgagtgagtgagtgagtgagtgagtgagtgagtgagtgagtgagtgagtgagtgagtgagtgagtgagtgagtgagtgagtgagtgagtgagtgagtgagtgagtgagtgagtgagtgagtgagtgagtgagtgagtgagtgagtgagtgagtgagtgagtgagtgagtgagtgagtgagtgagtgagtgagtgagtgagtgagtgagtgagtgagtgagtgagtgagtgagtgagtgagtgagtgagtgagtgagtgagtgagtgagtgagtgagtgagtgagtgagtgagtgagtgagtgagtgagtgagtgagtgagtgagtgagtgagtgagtgagtgagtgagtgagtgagtgagtgagtgagtgagtgagtgagtgagtgagtgagtgagtgagtgagtgagtgagtgagtgagtgagtgagtgagtgagtgagtgagtgagtgagtgagtgagtgagtgagtgagtgagtgagtgagtgagtgctgtTCCTACCCTCACAgtaaaaatagtaaacaaaatatcaataaacatgCGGGTGCTGtcacttttgttattattgtaccTGTTTATTTCTCTGACTCTTCCAGCTGTGATCGTTTTGTCAACTGTCGATCCCTCACTCCATCTTAGTCAAGTGTATTCATGCGCAACGTCACTGTAGCATGACCACGAAACGTTTGTACTGTTGATGTCCTCTGACCTGTGACCGCCTGACAGCTCACGATCGGCAACGGGTGGATGAGGGGCGGGTGGGTAGAAGCGCCGCTTTACGTTTCGAGGGAAAGCAGATGAAAATTGTGGTGTGACTAGGAACTCTCTCGCTTTtccttctctatttctctttttctcacaattttACGGTAAAACTTTACTGTGCAGTACACGTGTCGCAGTTTTCTCTGCGTAGCATTCTGTCGCCGAGATCACGTGATGTATGCACGCCACCCTGTCCACGAGTGGGCGGGGCTAAAAGACAACCGCAGGTGAAGGATGAGCGGGTTCTTGCCGACATGCCAACGGTCTGCACTGAAGGTCTGTGGCTGCAGGAACCGTGTGAACGAATGGGAGGAAAACATATCCTCCAGCCCGCCATAGGTTCATCACTGTACCCGGCGTGCGATCGAAGTGGTACAGAGGCAGAGGTCTACAGGCGGGCGGCGGGTCCTGTTGCTGTGTGTCCGAGTTCTAACCACGAAATCTGATTTCACGATTTCAGCGAAAAGAGTGAAGAGGCTCAGCTGTGTTTTGTGTTAAGAAATTTGAtatctctgttattttttttttttttaatttcatggtGTGACTTTGATTGACTCCAAATGACGATGAAGCTGTTATTCACAATTCCGGACATGGACATCAGATACAGCGTGGAGGCAGCAAGTAAACACAAGGTTTGCTATGAACAAGAGTGACAACAGCAGTTCACACACCAAACCAAAATTGTTGAGAATCTGCATCACTCAACTATGAAAAAAGTAAGCTCGTACAAAAcctggtgttgtgtgtgtattacTGATCGTAATGAAACAGTGATACAGGTGATACCACGAATGATTCAGTGCCTTTCAAAGCAGCTGTGATACTCTAACACCATACTGGCACCATAAGACTTGAAAATTATAATGTCAAATATTGCAAGAACCTGCCTTCAAAACATCGGTGGATTTCAAAACAAGGTACCCTCACCTTTGTGATATTTTACACACCTGGTTAGTCGTGCAGACTTCTAAACACAACTCTTACAGTGATATCAAGCAGAAGTGTTGAAAGAAATAGGATTGACTGGTGTACTGTGTATTAACTTGTGGCATCTCCAAAACGACATTAATCAGAATTTTCTCGATGAGCGAGATCGAAGCttgtgagaaatgcagactggGACCATAGTTGAATTTAAATTTgcttaaagaaaatcaaacatgtcataaaaTAAGACTAAAAGTATATTCCTGAAAAAAGACTCGTTTCAGCAGATAAATCGAGCTGTAATTATACAAAAAATGGACTTCGTTGTCTTTGAAGTCCATATTCAacacacagaagaaaagaaaagtggttCTGTAACAAGCGACACACAAGCAGCCAACAGACCTGATGAAGCCGAGCAAACATGTGATCAGGTGGTGGATGACCAGATGAGAAGAAACATCAGCAACATGGACATAAACGAGCAGGAATCCCATCCTAACATCAGCAGTCCAACAGCAACGGAAAGTGAAGACATGAACAGAGAAGTGGAGAGTGAACGACCGAATAGTTGTGCAGATAGTAACATCACTACATGCAAACTAGGTGCGACAAATGAAGATGTTGAAACAGCAAGCATTGAGGAAGCTGCAAAGGTGAGCGaaacacctgtacaggtgcTAAATGATGATGGCCAACTGGAAGAGAGCACCATTGTGACCGAAACACCTGTCCAGGTGCTAAATGATGATGGCCAACTCGAAGAGAACACCAGTGTGATTGAAACACCTGTCCAGGGGCTAAATGATGATGGCCAACTCGAAGAGAACACCAATGTGACCGAAACACCTGTCCAGGTGCTCAGTGGTAATGGTCAACTCGAAGAGACCGAAACACCTGTCCAGGTGCTAGAGGATAATGGCCAACTCAAAGAAAAAACCAGTGTGACTGAAACATCTGTCCAGGTGCACAATGGTAATGTCTCACTGAAGGAGAACACTATTGTGACCAAAACACCTGTCCAGGTGCTTGATGGCAATGGCCGACGCAAAGAGAACGCCAGTGTGACCGAGAAAGGTGTGGAGAAAAGACATAACAGCAGCAAGACACATTCGTTCCCTTCTCCCTCCGGAAGTGGAAACTCTAAGAATACTGAAAAGGGCCTAAAGAAAGTGGCGAAAAAGGTAAGATTCACGGCGCCtaaaaatgtgataatgtgtCCATGTTACAATGTGTCAATGTTACAATATGACAGTGTGTCAATGTTTCAATGTGACAATGTGACAATGTGACAATGTGTCAGTGCACTTGTACGCTAACACTGTTGTACACGTGTCAGTCCTGTGGTTCTGGAGTATTTAGATATTTAAATTCAGTTTTGCGGTTGGCATGTCTCTGGAGCCTTTTCTCTTTGGAACCAGAACAGTGaatggctttttgtttttgtttttttgttttctttgcatcatTGGCACTTCTTCCCCATGTTCCTACTCAGTGATGTGGAGAGGCTCTACCTGTGCGGGATCGATGGCCATTGTTTCTACACAAAAGCAGCACGCATGGCTGAGGGTGACAGCAATTTCATTTTGAAGTTTAACCCTAGTTAAAAGGTCTAGCGAGATCTAGAGTGtttttaatgattgggtaaaggtACCCAGATACCCATTTTCCAACTCTGGGTGAATACCCTCTTCTGTTTCAAGATATAAGTCTACAAACTTTATTATGCTTTacccagaatttttttttttttgttgaaaagacTCTCCTGCTTGCaatattaaatctttatttcatcttttgaagactattttttttaaattttagtagACTAAAATAATATACATGGTTTTGGACTGATAAATGATTTCAAATCTTGTAACTTGTTAATTTGTTGAAAGCCATTTAATccagtgaaatttaaaaattgtgaaacgggcttttgtatactttttgttataattaataAGGACAAggacatttttgaaataaataccGCAATACACATGATTTACATATGATAATATACAGCATGTAGTCTTGTGAAATGGTTTAGTTAAATACATTTCCTCCATTTTACAGCGAATTTGTTCCTTAGCAACAAACTTGCTCCTCAGGAGGAATCCACAAGTGCATCGCAAAATGGTGTTACAGGCACAAGTTCTTCTTGATTGTTTTCAAGCTTGATGTTGTGTCACACAGAATGTATTTATCAAGACAGTTAGGTAAATGTAAAAGGAAACTGCACAGCGGTCACTCAAGTTCAGTTCATTATTCTACATGTTCATGTGTTTGAATGTTCGTATTCAAGTCGGGACATGTTCGCGTCCCGGTCTCAAACTCCAGTCTCACCTTCGATTCATAATACcctataaaacatttttgggtttttttaattttagcttGATATTAAAACAGTCCTGCCTGTAGAATGAACAATCGAATTTTTACGGGGTAAAAAGCTCggtaactttatttttaatgttgtccACCATGGTGCAAGCACCTAACACTCCGGTGCCACAATGCGTCTTGGTATCGTTTCCGCTTGTGTTGTGTTGTCTCCAACATCCTGACTCACTGTCAGGCTGATAACTTAGCCAAGGACAGAGACATGCAACCACAGGATCGTGCAACATGCCTTTGCTTTTAACCGAGGCTTTTAACTCAGGCTGGAGGATCAGCTGTTGTGTCAGCGGATTTCATTCCTGAAATGTAGACATGAAAATCTCCATGCacgcgagcgcgcacacacacacacacactcacactcacacacactttcaaacacacacacacacattcacacacgcacacacatatacacacgcacactcttacaaacacacacacacacacatccgggACACATGCATTGAGATGTGGATGGAGTGAGCATGTAAAGGAAAGGGGTGTACAATAAAACTATACACCTAGACAGAAAGTCAACAATAGGCAGATGAATGGACGCTAGAAAATAGAGATGTCTGACATTTTAAACTAGAAGAATGAAAGGAAGTGGCTAATGTGTTTTCTGAATGCGAGAGGAAAAGATCAGGATAGAGTGGAGAGGTAGACGGAGACAGCAGTCCTTCTATTAAATGTTTGCAAGTTCTTTGCCTCTTATGTCTTCTTGGCAGATTGGAATCCCactgaaggaaaaacaaaagaagaaaagaatttattatGCTTTATGATGTTATTCCTTCATTTGATACAGGTTTGTCATCCGAAGTGTGTACTTGTAAACGAAAATGCATCTCTTCTTTGACTGACAAACAGCAAACTAgaggaacaaaaaaaacaaaaaacaaaaaaaaattgattagtTCTAAAAATAGCCATTCACACTATGACCAGTCACCTGAGCAGACTCATCAGCGTGGAACAAAATTATTGATCCCAAAATTAAACAGATTGCATCCAAAAACCAGTTTATTTGTGAAGATCAAATCAGAATAATGATGTTTTGTTCATGAAATGGGGCAAAGGAGAGAGCAAGACTAGGGTCGGTGAACCTTAGAACAGGGCAAACAAATATGACAGGGTACTAGTCAGTGGTAGACAATGAAGGTAGTCTTACAAAGTGAATGATTGACATTGACAATAATCGTACAAAGTTAAACGATACTTGAAATCTCTTTCAAAGCAAACCAATATTGTTCCAAAGTATTTAACATGGCTTTTGACAGATTCGAGTTCCTGTCAACCCGAGTCATTCTCAGAACACAATGACCTAATGCCAGGAATGAGGTGGACAAGTTTATTCATGTGCTGTATTCGATTACAATTTTTATTGGTATATTTGTGTATCTTTGGTGGGTAATGCACTATACAAACCAACTAATTACTAGGAGTtggcatttttaatttattagttTTTGCAGAAGGTAAGGGACTAGTGGAGTACTTCCGAACGTGTGACAGTTGTTGACATCATCAATATTTATTGAGTTATTGTACTCTAACAGAGGTCCCCcgagagcagcagcagcagcaaaccgGAGGAGACGAAGGGCCGTGAATCCGACGAAGACAACAAACACCTCGCAGCCTCAGTGCTAGCAGTCTGGTCAGAACCTGCCACCCGAGAAAGAAGACAATGCATATTTCAGAAGCAGACACACGTTCAAGAATGCAGAAACTTTTGGCACGAAGAcgaggagaaaaagagaaaaaacctGTTAAACGGGCGACGACGGCAAGCGAGCCGACAATGAGTAAGTCATCTGACACATTAGCACAGGGCACGAGCGATTAATTAACAAGCGCATATTATTTCCCTCAGTTTAaaacgatcatcatcatcatcatcatcatcagcagcagcagcagcagcagcagcagcagagacGTTGTCGTCACGCAGAcaagtaatgaaaaaatatccatgccattttatttccttgcaacaaaaaataacttttatggCTAAGCACAACAATTCTCACACTTAACGGTCAGGAAGACAGCAGACATTTGCAGGCTGGATTGACTGACCAGATGAAAGGGTGCACACGTCGGGTTGCTACGGGCAAAGCAATCACCTGCACACTGCTCAATGATCCGAGCGATTGCTCACACtctgggggtgtgtgtgtgtgtttgtgtgtgtgtgtgtttgtgtgtgtgtgtgtgtttgtgtgtttgtgtgtgtttgtgggtgtgtgtgtttgtgtgtgtgtgggatgaaTTACATTTTCCAGTCTCGCAGCTGGACGTACGACTGCAGGCTCTGGACCAGGCCATTAACCGCGATTTCCATGACGACCTCCTCATGGCCCGACAGATGACGATGCCCAGGTTGTTCCAGCGGTCACCCAAGCTACAGGCGCGCTGGAAGGTGATGCATGACGTGAGGATGTTACAGGATATCCTGGTCGGCATGCGCTGTGCACGTGAGCGgcgagaagaagaaaaggtttGATGAGTTCTTCCTTGATTCACATCGattactattatatatatacttacatatTTTCACCTcggttatatataaataacgGGCCCGAATCATTTTTCGTATCTTCCTCGCTtcctcaatcaatcaatcaatcagatATTCTCTTACtgcctctttcttcttcttacacGTCACCCATGTTTACATTtctctgttatatttttgttagattcattatatttatacagtgtgtgtgatACGTGTTATATTTATTCAATATGCTAAATGTTGTAGTAATTTTtactacatttgacatcctgaTACACTTATTTGATATGTCTAGTGACATTTGTATTTATCGGTTCTAAAGCTTGAGTGGGAGAGTAGGTATTAAGTAACTGAGTGGGTGGGCAGGTGGGTTGACTGGTCAAGGCAGCCTGTGAAAATCTGAgctgaaaatatcaaaatgaataaattctaTGGATTGTCTTTGCTcctaagagaaaagaaagagagcggGATGCACTTCAAGCTGCTGAAGAAGCACAGGACGAACCCACAGCTGACGACTCGCAGGAAAAGGAAGACACCCAAACATCCGAGTCTTCAAAGGAATCACCGGACCACCCTTCTGACATCACGATAGCGGTGATACACGCCGAAGACCCACCAACAGCAGGTGACGAGGGCTCTGCTCATACAGGAGACGAGCCTGGCGCAGGACCGGCTGCCCTGGATGTCCCCAAGGAAGGACAGAAGACCGTTGCCCTGTCTACGTCCCAAGTCAGAACTGCAACCAGTCGCGTGGGATCTCGTAGTCGCCTTGAAAGAAGTTACACGACAGTGCCCT
The Pomacea canaliculata isolate SZHN2017 linkage group LG2, ASM307304v1, whole genome shotgun sequence genome window above contains:
- the LOC112556663 gene encoding uncharacterized protein LOC112556663 gives rise to the protein MQKLLARRRGEKEKKPVKRATTASEPTMISQLDVRLQALDQAINRDFHDDLLMARQMTMPRLFQRSPKLQARWKVMHDVRMLQDILVGMRCARERREEEKRKERERDALQAAEEAQDEPTADDSQEKEDTQTSESSKESPDHPSDITIAVIHAEDPPTAGDEGSAHTGDEPGAGPAALDVPKEGQKTVALSTSQVRTATSRVGSRSRLERSYTTVPFQLPPSTSFAGRRQPPSSQQQTTTGRLRRTITSLSMSRGRRSSATRVSPAMMCRIQDAEKIYGGQ